A window of Zingiber officinale cultivar Zhangliang chromosome 5A, Zo_v1.1, whole genome shotgun sequence contains these coding sequences:
- the LOC121983061 gene encoding heavy metal-associated isoprenylated plant protein 35-like yields the protein MAKEAELKSVDLKVSVNCCEGCKRKVLKALSIKGVLRAEIHPTLPKVTVIGNVDVGILIKKLSKVGKSAEVLAEEMQKPQRDDRVSEKEKEKGKEPENDKSSSIDNGKSNESKSTLNKDEIGKDKGEKNPVVVETTKGVYPTIVTTIPQVSLYQTIAPQAKVYYPMEPVVVPMPHYPMNADPAPAAFYIQDYRYYETPSYRHSPPQSQAMAALGDYFNEDNTVGCRIM from the exons ATGGCAAAGGAAGCCGAATTGAAG AGTGTCGATCTGAAGGTTTCTGTTAACTGTTGTGAGGGATGCAAGAGGAAAGTTTTGAAGGCCTTGAGCATCAAAG GTGTACTGAGGGCAGAGATTCATCCAACCCTGCCCAAAGTGACTGTCATCGGCAATGTTGATGTAGGAATCCTGATAAAGAAGTTGTCGAAAGTCGGGAAAAGTGCTGAAGTATTGGCCGAGGAGATGCAAAAGCCGCAAAGAGATGATAGGGTAAGCGAGAAGGAAAAGGAGAAAGGGAAAGAACCCGAGAACGATAAGAGTTCTTCGATCGACAATGGAAAGAGTAATGAGAGCAAAAGCACCCTAAACAAGGATGAGATTGGCAAAGATAAAGGAGAAAAGAATCCCGTGGTTGTCGAAACAACAAAGGGTGTGTATCCTACAATTGTAACCACCATTCCACAAGTGAGCTTGTACCAAACTATAGCACCACAAGCCAAAGTTTACTACCCGATGGAGCCTGTTGTAGTTCCCATGCCACACTACCCCATGAATGCCGACCCTGCTCCGGCCGCATTCTACATTCAAGACTATCGCTACTACGAAACGCCGTCCTACCGCCATTCACCACCGCAGTCGCAAGCAATGGCTGCTCTCGGAGACTACTTCAACGAAGACAATACGGTAGGTTGCCGGATCATGTGA